Proteins from a genomic interval of Marmoricola sp. OAE513:
- a CDS encoding ABC transporter ATP-binding protein, which produces MVRNERIRISGLWVRFGTVEAVRGIDIAAYGGQATALLGRNGAGKSTTMRVLAGVIPPTEGTVEVDGVDVRTDPLRAKRSTGYCPDVGGLVPRATPWEHLQLAARLRRLTDWEDGARDLLDQFELAGVAHRVTGGFSHGMGRRLSVVLAAFHQPGVLLLDEPFDGVDPLGVEATQKVVTEAKSRGAAVLISTHLRDLAVDVCEEALVLRGGSAVAEMAAHALTGEAGASAYRSLLD; this is translated from the coding sequence ATGGTCAGAAATGAGCGGATCCGGATCAGCGGCCTGTGGGTGCGCTTCGGCACCGTCGAAGCAGTCCGCGGGATCGACATCGCGGCGTACGGCGGGCAGGCCACGGCCCTGCTCGGCCGCAACGGCGCCGGCAAGTCGACGACCATGCGCGTGCTGGCCGGGGTGATCCCTCCGACCGAGGGGACCGTCGAGGTCGACGGCGTCGACGTCCGGACCGACCCGCTGAGGGCCAAGCGCTCGACGGGCTACTGCCCCGATGTCGGCGGTCTGGTCCCGCGGGCGACACCGTGGGAGCACCTCCAGCTCGCTGCGCGCCTGCGTCGGTTGACCGACTGGGAGGACGGTGCGCGCGACCTGCTCGACCAGTTCGAGCTCGCCGGTGTCGCACACCGGGTCACCGGGGGGTTCAGCCACGGCATGGGTCGGCGGCTCTCGGTCGTGCTGGCCGCGTTCCACCAGCCTGGCGTCCTGCTCCTCGACGAGCCTTTCGACGGTGTCGACCCGCTCGGGGTCGAGGCCACCCAGAAGGTCGTCACCGAGGCGAAGTCCCGCGGTGCCGCCGTCCTGATCTCGACCCACCTGCGCGACCTCGCTGTCGACGTCTGCGAGGAGGCCCTCGTCCTGCGCGGCGGATCGGCCGTCGCCGAGATGGCCGCCCACGCACTCACCGGGGAGGCCGGCGCCAGTGCCTACCGCTCGCTCCTGGACTGA
- a CDS encoding DUF4012 domain-containing protein gives MALSQKLDISRRQVVIGLVLIAFFLVVLFAWQAITASRALLEARKDADRVKTLIEAGDFAAASSALADLRENAHRAHARTGGPLWDLGRHIPYFGRNIGAVQTVSEVLDTATSVNAPVALKLTEALDKGTFKPFDGRINLAEVKKLTPEVDRAAAAIEKAGKDLDDIRAGSLLFPFNDMVGKLQDQFGDARSASTATATAFDLLPQMLGESGPRDYLLMIQNPAELRSTGGLPGSLAILHAEGGRLTMGWQGSAGDLNPFPAPVVKLPEDTKRMYSTMAQDARDLNFTPDFSQAAQVARVMVKRKIGVDVDGVVSVDPVALAYMLAGTGPVQVAGKTLTAATVVPQLLNQVYVQTQDPTGQDDFFKAAAKTIFNAVMSGQGSQQTAVKGLGTSTSEHRVMLWSNRPEEQARLAGTAISGGLTRDTGSTPVVGMYINDATAGKMDYYLQYRTSVTAVECRENGSQGLRASIAFKSTMPKNFKPLGPYVLGTGEFAKQGRIAFNLRIYGSYGGTITSMSVDGKDSSVTADQHFGHQVAFLPVTLSPGEQTNVTVEMITAKGQDGDVVLNHTPGMVAAPNGVRTESACD, from the coding sequence GTGGCGCTCTCGCAGAAGCTGGACATCTCCCGCCGACAGGTGGTGATCGGCCTGGTGCTGATCGCGTTCTTCCTGGTGGTGCTGTTCGCCTGGCAGGCCATCACCGCCTCGCGCGCGCTGCTCGAGGCGCGCAAGGACGCCGACCGCGTGAAGACGCTGATCGAGGCGGGCGACTTCGCCGCGGCCAGCTCAGCGCTGGCCGATCTGCGCGAGAACGCGCACCGGGCGCACGCCCGGACCGGGGGACCGCTGTGGGACCTCGGGCGTCACATCCCGTACTTCGGGCGGAACATCGGCGCGGTCCAGACGGTCTCGGAGGTGCTCGACACAGCCACCTCGGTCAATGCCCCGGTCGCGCTCAAGCTCACCGAGGCGTTGGACAAGGGCACCTTCAAGCCGTTCGACGGCAGGATCAACCTCGCCGAGGTCAAGAAGCTCACCCCTGAGGTCGACCGCGCCGCCGCGGCGATCGAGAAAGCCGGCAAGGACCTCGACGACATCCGGGCCGGGTCCCTGCTGTTCCCCTTCAACGACATGGTCGGCAAGCTGCAGGACCAGTTCGGCGACGCCCGCTCGGCCTCCACCGCCACCGCTACCGCCTTCGACCTGCTGCCGCAGATGCTCGGCGAGTCCGGGCCCCGCGACTACCTGCTGATGATCCAGAACCCGGCCGAGCTGCGCTCGACCGGGGGGCTTCCCGGGTCGCTCGCGATCCTGCACGCGGAGGGCGGTCGGTTGACGATGGGCTGGCAGGGGTCGGCCGGCGACCTCAACCCCTTCCCCGCCCCGGTCGTGAAGCTCCCCGAGGACACCAAGCGGATGTACAGCACAATGGCGCAGGACGCCCGCGACCTCAACTTCACCCCGGACTTCTCGCAGGCTGCCCAGGTCGCCCGGGTGATGGTCAAGCGCAAGATCGGGGTGGACGTGGACGGCGTCGTCTCCGTCGACCCGGTCGCGCTGGCGTACATGCTGGCCGGAACCGGACCGGTGCAGGTGGCGGGCAAGACGCTGACCGCGGCGACCGTCGTGCCGCAGCTGCTCAACCAGGTCTACGTGCAGACCCAGGACCCGACCGGCCAGGACGACTTCTTCAAGGCCGCCGCGAAGACGATCTTCAACGCCGTGATGTCCGGCCAGGGCAGCCAGCAGACAGCCGTCAAGGGCCTCGGCACGAGCACCAGCGAGCACCGGGTGATGCTCTGGTCGAACCGGCCCGAGGAGCAGGCGCGCCTGGCCGGGACAGCGATCAGCGGCGGACTGACCCGCGACACTGGCAGTACCCCGGTCGTCGGGATGTACATCAACGACGCGACCGCCGGGAAGATGGACTACTACCTCCAGTACCGGACCTCGGTGACGGCGGTGGAGTGCCGCGAGAACGGCTCGCAGGGACTGCGCGCGAGCATCGCGTTCAAGTCGACGATGCCGAAGAACTTCAAGCCGCTCGGCCCGTACGTCCTGGGCACCGGCGAGTTCGCCAAGCAGGGTCGGATCGCGTTCAACCTGCGGATCTACGGCTCGTACGGCGGCACGATCACCTCGATGAGCGTCGACGGCAAGGACTCGTCGGTCACCGCCGACCAGCACTTCGGCCACCAGGTCGCCTTCCTCCCGGTGACGCTGAGCCCGGGCGAGCAGACCAACGTGACCGTCGAGATGATCACCGCCAAGGGTCAGGACGGCGACGTGGTCCTCAACCACACGCCCGGCATGGTTGCCGCCCCCAACGGGGTCCGCACGGAGAGCGCCTGCGACTAG
- a CDS encoding acyl-CoA dehydrogenase family protein, which yields MDFSLSPRAAELAELVSAFVTDEIEPVQDAYHRDVAEARAAGTWAESPIMGELRAKARAQGLWNLFLPVGHDQPYAEQFGTHGGAGLSNSDYAPLAELMGRATFLAPYVFNCNAPDTGNMEVLLKYGTEEQKKEWLEPLLDGQIRSAFGMTEPGVASSDATNMAATAIVDGDEVLINGTKWFSTGVGHPDCKIMIFMGLADPDADRHHRHTMVLVPLDSPGVTIDRMLSTNNVFDEPVGHGQVSFDNVRVPKANILLGEGRAFEIAQGRLGPGRIHHCMRLLGQAEVALELAIKRGMSRTAFGKPLIKLGGNPERIADARIAIDQARLLVLNAAWKLDVGGPMNALSEVSQIKVIVPNVAQQVIDMAIQLHGGGGMSQDFPLSAMWTNARALRLADGPDEVHRGVVARIEISKYL from the coding sequence ATGGACTTCTCGCTCTCCCCGCGCGCCGCTGAACTCGCCGAGCTGGTCTCGGCCTTCGTCACCGACGAGATCGAACCGGTGCAGGACGCCTACCACCGCGACGTCGCCGAGGCCCGCGCCGCGGGCACGTGGGCAGAGTCCCCGATCATGGGCGAGCTCCGCGCCAAGGCCCGCGCCCAGGGTCTGTGGAACCTCTTCCTCCCCGTCGGTCACGACCAGCCGTACGCCGAGCAGTTCGGCACCCACGGGGGCGCCGGGCTGAGCAACTCCGACTACGCGCCACTCGCCGAGCTGATGGGCCGCGCGACCTTCCTGGCGCCGTACGTCTTCAACTGCAACGCCCCGGACACCGGCAACATGGAGGTGCTGCTCAAGTACGGCACCGAGGAGCAGAAGAAGGAGTGGCTCGAGCCGTTGCTCGACGGTCAGATCCGCTCGGCCTTCGGCATGACCGAGCCCGGGGTCGCGTCCTCGGACGCCACCAACATGGCCGCGACCGCGATCGTGGACGGCGACGAGGTGCTCATCAACGGCACCAAGTGGTTCTCCACCGGCGTCGGTCACCCCGACTGCAAGATCATGATCTTCATGGGCCTCGCGGACCCCGACGCCGACCGCCACCACCGGCACACGATGGTGCTCGTCCCGCTCGACAGCCCGGGCGTGACCATCGACCGGATGCTGTCGACCAACAACGTCTTCGACGAGCCGGTCGGCCACGGCCAGGTCTCCTTCGACAACGTGCGGGTGCCGAAGGCGAACATCCTGCTCGGGGAGGGTCGGGCCTTCGAGATCGCCCAGGGCCGTCTCGGCCCCGGCCGGATCCACCACTGCATGCGGCTGCTCGGCCAGGCCGAGGTCGCGCTCGAGCTGGCGATCAAGCGCGGGATGTCCCGCACCGCGTTCGGCAAGCCCCTGATCAAGCTCGGCGGCAACCCGGAGCGGATCGCGGACGCGCGTATCGCCATCGACCAGGCCCGGCTTCTCGTCCTCAACGCCGCCTGGAAGCTCGACGTCGGCGGCCCGATGAACGCGCTGTCGGAAGTCAGCCAGATCAAGGTCATCGTCCCCAACGTCGCGCAGCAGGTGATCGACATGGCGATCCAGCTGCACGGTGGTGGCGGCATGTCGCAGGACTTCCCGCTCTCGGCGATGTGGACCAACGCCCGCGCGCTGCGTCTGGCCGACGGGCCGGACGAGGTCCACCGCGGCGTCGTCGCGCGCATCGAGATCAGCAAGTACCTCTGA
- a CDS encoding SDR family oxidoreductase has product MSKTILITGASSGLGAEMARQFAAKGYDLALCARRTEKLEALKSEILAADPDRRVELRALDVTNDDQVFEVFRAFKTDFGTIDKIIINAGLGKGAPLGTGRYDANRETAMTNFVAALCQSEAAMEIFREQNAGHFVMISSMSAVRGMPKTLTTYAATKAGVAHLAEGLRAELYGKPIKVTVLYPGYIASEMNEKVEQSTPLMASTQKGVKAMVSAIEREVGSAAVPALPWAPLGVVMKHAPMPVFKKLI; this is encoded by the coding sequence ATGAGCAAGACCATCCTGATCACCGGCGCGAGCAGCGGACTCGGCGCCGAGATGGCCCGGCAGTTCGCCGCGAAGGGGTACGACCTGGCGCTGTGCGCCCGGCGCACCGAGAAGCTCGAGGCCCTCAAGAGCGAGATCCTCGCTGCGGACCCCGACCGCCGCGTCGAGCTGCGCGCGCTGGACGTGACGAACGACGACCAGGTCTTCGAGGTGTTCCGCGCGTTCAAGACCGACTTCGGCACGATCGACAAGATCATCATCAATGCCGGCCTCGGGAAAGGTGCGCCGCTCGGCACCGGTCGGTACGACGCCAACCGCGAGACCGCGATGACGAACTTCGTCGCGGCGCTCTGCCAGTCCGAGGCGGCCATGGAGATCTTCCGCGAGCAGAACGCCGGTCACTTCGTGATGATCAGCTCGATGTCGGCCGTGCGCGGCATGCCCAAGACGCTGACGACGTACGCCGCCACGAAGGCCGGCGTCGCCCACCTCGCCGAGGGCCTGCGCGCCGAGCTGTACGGCAAGCCGATCAAGGTCACGGTGCTCTACCCGGGCTACATCGCCTCGGAGATGAACGAAAAGGTCGAGCAGTCGACACCGCTCATGGCGAGCACCCAGAAGGGCGTGAAGGCGATGGTGTCGGCCATCGAGCGCGAGGTCGGCTCGGCCGCCGTACCGGCGTTGCCGTGG
- a CDS encoding SDR family NAD(P)-dependent oxidoreductase — protein sequence MSERTDEANVPVASTSPRVEPGQVPTRAVVTGGASGLGAALCRALVARGAQVLSADVNLPDEPIDGVGYLTLDVRSDQDWSDAVAWADREWGGVDLLFNNAGVAGGGRIDVAGLDEWQWITEINLFGVVRGTRAFVPMMKRQGSGTIVNTASLAGLVHPAGMGSYNAVKAAVVAFSETMSHELAEYGIKVAVVCPSYFRTPLIENMQGTDVAVGSVIGALVANSPVSADDIAAAVLAGLDNGDELILPDEAAQAAYGLKVADREGYNAIMRKQAARLNAME from the coding sequence ATGTCCGAGCGCACCGACGAGGCGAACGTCCCGGTCGCCTCGACCTCTCCGCGGGTCGAGCCCGGCCAGGTACCGACCCGCGCCGTCGTGACGGGTGGCGCGTCGGGGCTGGGAGCTGCGCTCTGCCGCGCCCTGGTGGCCCGGGGCGCCCAGGTCCTCAGCGCCGACGTCAACCTGCCCGACGAGCCGATCGACGGGGTCGGTTACCTGACGCTGGACGTCCGTTCGGACCAGGACTGGTCGGACGCCGTTGCCTGGGCGGACCGCGAGTGGGGCGGAGTCGACCTGCTCTTCAACAACGCCGGTGTCGCCGGCGGCGGCCGCATCGACGTCGCCGGCCTCGACGAGTGGCAGTGGATCACCGAGATCAACCTCTTCGGAGTGGTCCGCGGCACCCGTGCCTTCGTCCCGATGATGAAGCGGCAGGGGTCGGGCACGATCGTGAACACCGCCTCGCTCGCCGGACTGGTGCACCCCGCCGGGATGGGCTCCTACAACGCTGTGAAGGCTGCGGTCGTCGCGTTCTCCGAGACCATGAGCCACGAGCTCGCCGAGTACGGGATCAAGGTCGCCGTGGTCTGCCCGTCGTACTTCCGGACCCCGCTGATCGAGAACATGCAGGGCACCGATGTCGCGGTCGGCTCGGTGATCGGCGCCCTCGTGGCGAACTCGCCGGTCAGCGCTGACGACATCGCGGCCGCGGTGCTCGCGGGGCTCGACAACGGCGACGAGCTGATCCTCCCGGACGAGGCTGCGCAGGCGGCGTACGGGTTGAAGGTCGCCGACCGCGAGGGGTACAACGCGATCATGCGCAAGCAGGCCGCCCGACTGAACGCGATGGAGTGA
- a CDS encoding histidine phosphatase family protein: MGQILLVRHGQASFGAENYDALSPLGFEQSRLLGEALGARGIGVDAVVHGTMRRHRETAETCAAAAGWSAEPSIDAGWDEFDFLSVLAMHPHEYGPEPTKAEFQRLFEEATEAWMAGVDRPYDETFADFAARVHDALERTVELATVGTVAVFTSGGPIGLAVAEVLADPGSLDTQLRGLWGRLNRMTVNSALTRVVSGSTGLNLLTYNDQSHLDAVAGAVTYR; encoded by the coding sequence GTGGGCCAGATCCTTCTCGTCCGGCACGGCCAGGCGTCCTTCGGAGCGGAGAACTACGACGCGCTCTCGCCGCTCGGCTTCGAGCAGTCGCGCCTGCTCGGCGAGGCGCTCGGCGCTCGCGGGATCGGCGTCGACGCTGTCGTGCACGGCACCATGCGCCGGCACCGGGAGACCGCCGAGACCTGTGCAGCCGCCGCCGGCTGGTCGGCCGAGCCGAGCATCGACGCCGGGTGGGACGAGTTCGACTTCCTGTCCGTCCTCGCCATGCACCCGCACGAGTACGGGCCCGAGCCGACCAAGGCCGAGTTCCAGCGTCTCTTCGAGGAGGCGACCGAGGCGTGGATGGCCGGCGTGGACCGCCCATACGACGAGACCTTCGCCGACTTCGCGGCTCGCGTGCACGACGCTCTCGAGCGGACCGTCGAGCTGGCCACGGTCGGAACCGTCGCCGTGTTCACCTCCGGCGGTCCGATCGGGCTCGCGGTGGCCGAGGTGCTCGCCGATCCCGGCTCCTTGGACACGCAGCTGCGGGGGTTGTGGGGCCGTCTCAACCGGATGACGGTGAACTCGGCACTGACCCGGGTGGTCTCCGGCTCGACCGGCTTGAACCTGCTGACCTACAACGACCAGTCCCACCTCGACGCCGTCGCCGGCGCCGTGACCTACCGCTGA
- a CDS encoding 3-hydroxyacyl-CoA dehydrogenase NAD-binding domain-containing protein: MTESAVKYERDSDGIVTLTLDDPTASANTMNELYKESMVEAIDRLYAEKDDVTGVVITSAKKTFFAGGNLKSMMSATPDDAEVLYAMSQGIKEDLRKLELFGKPVVAAINGAALGGGLEIALACHRRIVVDDKKIDLGLPEVTLGLLPGGGGVTRITRMFGIQDGLMSILLQGPRFKPAAAKDKGLVDELVATQDELVPAAKKWILENKDNPDAATQPWDRKGYKMPGGTPSSPALAGFLPAFPALLRKQTKGAMYPAPRAIMASAIEGAQVDFETASKIESRYFTSLVTGQNAKNMIQSFFFDLSAISGGSLRPKDVPTYKPTKAVVLGAGMMGAGIAYSAARAGIQVVLKDISVEAAEKGKSYSDKLLSKAVSRGKMTEEKKAEILGLITPTADPADAAGADLVIEAVFEDPALKAKVFAEIEPHINADALLCSNTSTLPITELAEGVSRPADFIGLHFFSPVDKMPLVEIIKGAKTSDVAVAQALDVVSAIRKTPIVVNDSRGFYTSRVIGTMVLEGLAMLGEGVHPMSVERAATQAGYPVGTLQLTDELNMELMAKINKATADAAGPDYVVHPGVAVIEKMIEIGRPARIRGAGFYDYDEKGERADLWPGLAEVFPSNPEPADIEDLKDRYLFIETLETAKCFEEGVIESAAAANIGSIMGIGFPALTGGAAQFITGYEGKGGKGITGYIARANELADKYGERFRPTARLVEMAEKGESFPA; encoded by the coding sequence ATGACTGAATCTGCTGTGAAGTACGAGCGCGACTCGGACGGGATCGTCACCCTCACCCTCGACGACCCGACCGCGTCCGCCAACACCATGAACGAGCTGTACAAGGAGTCGATGGTCGAGGCCATCGACCGCCTGTACGCCGAGAAGGACGACGTCACCGGCGTCGTCATCACGTCCGCGAAGAAGACCTTCTTCGCCGGCGGCAACCTGAAGAGCATGATGTCGGCCACCCCGGACGACGCCGAGGTGCTCTACGCCATGAGCCAGGGCATCAAGGAGGACCTCCGCAAGCTGGAGCTCTTCGGCAAGCCGGTCGTCGCTGCGATCAACGGTGCCGCCCTCGGCGGTGGCCTCGAGATCGCGCTGGCCTGTCACCGCCGCATCGTGGTGGACGACAAGAAGATCGACCTCGGCCTGCCCGAGGTGACCCTCGGTCTGCTCCCCGGTGGCGGCGGCGTCACCCGGATCACCCGGATGTTCGGCATCCAGGACGGTCTGATGAGCATCCTGCTGCAGGGTCCGCGCTTCAAGCCGGCCGCGGCCAAGGACAAGGGCCTGGTCGACGAGCTGGTCGCCACCCAGGACGAGCTCGTCCCGGCCGCCAAGAAGTGGATCCTGGAGAACAAGGACAACCCCGACGCGGCCACCCAGCCGTGGGACCGCAAGGGCTACAAGATGCCCGGCGGTACGCCGTCGAGCCCGGCCCTGGCCGGCTTCCTCCCGGCGTTCCCGGCGCTGCTTCGCAAGCAGACCAAGGGCGCGATGTACCCGGCGCCGCGCGCGATCATGGCCTCGGCCATCGAGGGTGCGCAGGTCGACTTCGAGACCGCCAGCAAGATCGAGTCGCGGTACTTCACCAGCCTGGTGACCGGTCAGAACGCGAAGAACATGATCCAGTCGTTCTTCTTCGACCTGTCCGCCATCTCCGGCGGGTCGCTGCGGCCGAAGGACGTGCCGACGTACAAGCCGACCAAGGCCGTGGTCCTCGGCGCCGGCATGATGGGCGCCGGCATCGCGTACTCCGCTGCACGTGCGGGCATCCAGGTCGTGCTCAAGGACATCTCCGTCGAGGCCGCCGAGAAGGGCAAGTCGTACTCCGACAAGCTGCTCTCCAAGGCCGTCTCGCGCGGCAAGATGACCGAGGAGAAGAAGGCCGAGATCCTCGGCCTGATCACCCCGACCGCCGATCCGGCCGACGCTGCCGGCGCCGACCTGGTCATCGAGGCCGTCTTCGAGGACCCGGCGCTCAAGGCCAAGGTCTTCGCCGAGATCGAGCCGCACATCAACGCTGACGCGCTGCTGTGCTCCAACACCTCGACGCTGCCGATCACCGAGCTCGCCGAGGGTGTCAGCCGTCCGGCCGACTTCATCGGCCTGCACTTCTTCTCGCCGGTCGACAAGATGCCGCTCGTCGAGATCATCAAGGGTGCGAAGACCTCCGACGTCGCGGTCGCCCAGGCGCTCGACGTGGTCTCCGCGATCCGCAAGACCCCGATCGTCGTGAACGACTCGCGCGGCTTCTACACCTCGCGCGTCATCGGCACGATGGTGCTCGAGGGTCTGGCCATGCTCGGTGAGGGTGTCCACCCGATGTCCGTCGAGCGCGCAGCCACGCAGGCCGGCTACCCCGTCGGGACCCTGCAGCTCACCGACGAGCTCAACATGGAGCTGATGGCCAAGATCAACAAGGCGACCGCGGACGCGGCCGGTCCGGACTACGTGGTCCACCCGGGCGTCGCGGTCATCGAGAAGATGATCGAGATCGGTCGTCCGGCGCGCATCCGCGGTGCCGGGTTCTACGACTACGACGAGAAGGGTGAGCGCGCCGACCTGTGGCCCGGTCTCGCTGAAGTCTTCCCGTCCAACCCCGAGCCGGCCGACATCGAGGACCTGAAGGACCGGTACCTCTTCATCGAGACCCTCGAGACGGCCAAGTGCTTCGAGGAGGGCGTCATCGAGTCTGCCGCCGCCGCGAACATCGGCTCGATCATGGGCATCGGCTTCCCGGCGCTGACCGGTGGTGCCGCCCAGTTCATCACCGGCTACGAGGGCAAGGGCGGCAAGGGCATCACCGGCTACATCGCCCGTGCCAACGAACTGGCCGACAAGTACGGCGAGCGGTTCCGGCCGACCGCCCGTCTGGTCGAGATGGCGGAGAAGGGCGAGTCCTTCCCCGCCTGA
- a CDS encoding phosphotransferase family protein yields the protein MSEIEGASSVREEDAFDLDAVRTWLAGHGVHLVGDVEIQQFGGGASNLTYSLRTADQDLILRRPPAGKKAAGAHDMGREFRIQSALKGPFGLVPDMVAFCDDESVIGSEFYVMQRVDGLIPRRDLPPELESLDPDQVRALCRTFVDTLIKLHRVDTSIPEIAAMGKGTGYVERQITGWSGRYRNAVTDDAPGFEKVMDWLAERMPADVANCVIHNDFRFDNVILDKSDPSTVIGVLDWEMATLGDPLMDLGGTLAYWVQADDDEGFQLVRRQPSNVPGMFTRAEFVEYYCDQMGYSVDAEQWKFYEVYGLFRFAVIAQQIYYRYFHGQTTNEMYAMFGQAVHYYEDRCLRVIAGTI from the coding sequence ATGAGTGAGATCGAGGGCGCCAGCTCCGTCCGCGAGGAGGACGCGTTCGACCTGGACGCCGTCCGCACCTGGTTGGCCGGTCATGGCGTCCACCTCGTCGGCGACGTCGAGATCCAGCAGTTCGGCGGTGGCGCCTCGAACCTCACCTACTCGTTGCGGACTGCTGACCAGGACCTGATCCTGCGACGGCCGCCAGCGGGCAAGAAGGCTGCCGGGGCGCACGACATGGGCCGCGAGTTCCGGATCCAGTCCGCGCTCAAGGGGCCGTTCGGTCTGGTCCCGGACATGGTCGCGTTCTGCGACGACGAGTCAGTGATCGGCTCGGAGTTCTACGTGATGCAGCGCGTCGACGGACTGATCCCTCGCCGGGACCTTCCCCCCGAGCTGGAGAGCCTGGATCCCGACCAGGTCCGGGCGCTGTGCCGCACCTTCGTCGACACCCTGATCAAGCTGCACCGGGTCGACACGTCGATCCCGGAGATCGCGGCGATGGGCAAGGGCACCGGGTACGTCGAGCGCCAGATCACCGGCTGGTCCGGGCGCTACCGCAACGCGGTCACCGACGACGCTCCCGGGTTCGAGAAGGTGATGGACTGGCTCGCCGAGCGGATGCCGGCCGATGTCGCCAACTGCGTGATCCACAACGACTTCCGGTTCGACAACGTGATCCTCGACAAGTCGGACCCGAGCACGGTCATCGGCGTCCTCGACTGGGAGATGGCCACCCTCGGCGATCCGTTGATGGACCTCGGGGGCACGCTCGCCTACTGGGTGCAGGCCGACGACGACGAGGGCTTCCAGCTCGTACGACGGCAGCCGAGCAACGTGCCGGGGATGTTCACCCGCGCGGAGTTCGTGGAGTACTACTGCGACCAGATGGGTTACTCCGTCGACGCCGAGCAGTGGAAGTTCTACGAGGTCTACGGACTGTTCCGCTTCGCCGTGATCGCCCAGCAGATCTACTACCGCTACTTCCACGGCCAGACCACCAACGAGATGTACGCGATGTTCGGCCAGGCGGTGCACTACTACGAGGACCGCTGCCTCCGGGTCATCGCGGGGACGATCTAG